Proteins encoded within one genomic window of Komagataella phaffii GS115 chromosome 3, complete sequence:
- a CDS encoding Dual function protein — translation MSWDDEDFDIPSKVPAQSWEDEVDDEPLLESWDTVDTPKAPVKTSTKTVSKKKENKANPTQKKLDIDLVDDKTRRELLKQAELDADLNNAADLFDGLGVADEHPRARAARAALEANGGVGKAALTKDTPLREHPIFELETKQDYVNLRKALSTQLTSYAKDSMLNYSSSLAIDLIRDLSNPLSLENLRKVISTLSVMEKEKIKVERQARLAKSGGTSTGGAGKKKAKNVRANVGGSFRKDDMDTTNYDDLGDDDFM, via the coding sequence ATGTCTTGGGACGacgaagattttgatatccCTAGTAAAGTTCCCGCCCAGAGTTGGGaggatgaagttgatgatgaaccATTATTAGAATCTTGGGATACAGTAGACACACCCAAAGCGCCCGTCAAGACCTCCACCAAGactgtttcaaaaaagaaggagaataAGGCTAACCCCACccagaaaaagttggataTTGACCTTGTTGATGACAAAACACGTAGGGAACTGTTGAAGCAAGCGGAGTTGGACGCTGATTTGAACAATGCTGCAGATCTCTTTGACGGATTAGGTGTTGCTGATGAGCACCCCAGGGCAAGAGCAGCCCGTGCAGCCCTTGAGGCCAACGGTGGTGTTGGAAAAGCAGCTCTCACCAAAGATACTCCATTGAGGGAGCATCCGATATTTGAACTAGAGACCAAGCAGGACTATGTGAACCTCCGTAAGGCACTCTCCACACAACTAACATCTTACGCTAAAGATAGCATGTTGAAttattcttcatctttagCAATTGATCTTATAAGAGATTTGAGTAACCCTCTATCGTTGGAGAACCTCAGAAAGGTCATATCCACTTTGAGCGTAatggagaaagagaaaatcaaGGTTGAGCGCCAGGCACGTTTGGCTAAAAGTGGTGGAACTTCCACAGGAGGTGcaggaaaaaagaaggcCAAAAACGTGCGTGCTAATGTTGGAGGCTCGTTCAGAAAGGATGATATGGATACCACTAATTATGATGATCTTGGTGATGACGATTTCATGTAG
- a CDS encoding N-myristoyl transferase, which translates to MSDDKKQSLQKLQQLLQSLQVGQQVNETSSLPPKRKDEYKFWRTQPVASFEEKIQSEGPIEERKTPADIPDSPIPLLSSFEWVIVDMEDDHQADQLYELLCNHYVEDKDSSLRFQYSQRFLKWALKSPRWKKDWHVGVRVKESGKLVAFISAIPVNLSVREKKIESVEINFLCVHKQLRSKRLAPILIKEITRRVNKCDIWHALYSGGGVIPTPVSTCRYTHRPLNFGKLYECGFSGLPHNTTKEQMISRYTIGSSTKLPGLRPLESKDLGKVKVLFDTFQSKYELYQNFTTEELEHWLLGDKEQQNLQNQNEKVIQSFVVENDSGEITDFVSFYILPFGVLQGNVHKTVNVAYLFYYATTAGLKKLSDDAEATKVLKHRLIELVGDVLVLAKRLEIDVLNALTSQDNTLFLQDLKFGLGDGYLHFYLFNYRAFPIDGGIDKETGKFDEVRRSKVGVVML; encoded by the coding sequence ATGTCAGATGACAAAAAGCAATCCCTGCAGAAATTACAGCAACTACTTCAGTCTTTGCAAGTAGGTCAACAGGTGAACGAAACCAGCAGCCTTCCACCTAAAAGAAAGGATGAATATaaattttggagaacaCAACCTGTTGCCAGCTTTGAGGAAAAGATTCAGTCCGAAGGACCCATAGAGGAACGAAAAACTCCTGCTGATATTCCTGATAGTCCTATTCCGCTGTTATCAAGCTTTGAATGGGTGATTGTTGATATGGAAGATGATCACCAGGCTGATCAGTTGTATGAGCTTCTCTGTAACCATTACGTAGAAGACAAAGACTCTTCACTTCGGTTCCAATATAGCCAGAGGTTCCTAAAATGGGCGTTAAAATCCCCAcgttggaagaaagattgGCATGTGGGTGTGCGTGTCAAAGAATCTGGAAAGTTAGTCGCCTTTATCAGTGCAATCCCCGTGAACCTGTCTGTCCGTGAGAAGAAAATCGAATCTGTTGAGATTAACTTCCTCTGTGTGCACAAACAACTTAGATCCAAGCGTTTGGCTCCaattttgatcaaagagATTACTAGGCGTGTTAACAAATGTGATATTTGGCATGCTCTTTATTCTGGTGGTGGTGTAATTCCTACTCCAGTGTCGACGTGCCGATACACACACCGCCCGCTTAACTTTGGCAAACTCTACGAGTGCGGCTTTTCAGGCTTACCACACAATACTACTAAGGAACAGATGATTTCCAGATACACCATTGGCTCGTCCACTAAACTACCTGGACTTAGGCCCTTGGAATCTAAGGATCTAGGCAAGGTGAAAGTACTTTTCGATACCTTTCAATCGAAGTATGAATTGTATCAAAATTTCACAACAGAAGAGCTAGAACACTGGCTTCTTGGAGACAAGGAACAACAAAATTTGCAAAaccaaaatgaaaaagtcatccaaagttttgttgTAGAGAACGACTCAGGTGAGATTACAGATTTCGTATCATTCTATATCTTACCTTTTGGTGTCTTACAGGGCAACGTTCATAAGACCGTGAACGTTGCTTATCTGTTCTACTATGCAACTACTGCAGGCttgaagaaactttctgatgatgctgaagctacaaaagttttgaaacaCAGGCTGATAGAGCTGGTTGGCGATGTTCTCGTGTTAGCTAAGCGACTGGAAATCGATGTTCTGAACGCATTGACGTCCCAGGATAATACTCTTTTTCTACAAGATTTAAAGTTTGGGCTCGGTGATGGTTATTTGCATTTTTACCTCTTCAACTATAGAGCATTTCCAATCGATGGAGGAATTGACAAGGAGACAGGTAAGTTTGATGAGGTAAGACGAAGTAAAGTTGGTGTGGTTATGCTGTAA
- a CDS encoding NAD(+)-dependent glutamate synthase (GOGAT) yields MEQEPEYTPYSYDEVPGNRTWAHTLPKPGLSTLYNQEYEKDACGVGFACHIKGVPSHKIVSDSSYLLCNMAHRGAVGSDARDGDGAGVMTSIPHKFMEREFQYHCGVKIPRLGEYAVGNVFFKNDDQEVINRSKATFTNIAKSLGLRVLGWRNVPHDSSILGPASLSREPFIQQPCIVLEEAYGEGDSPAEYSEAEFEEKFQTRFEKQLFILRKQSTHTIGIHNWYYICSLSNKNIVYKGQLTPAQVFNYYHDLVNVEYESHFALVHSRFSTNTFPSWDRAQPLRWAAHNGEINTLRGNKNWMRAREGVMSSTTFEDDELDKLYPIIEEGGSDSGAFDNVLELLMINGVLSLPEAVMLLIPEAWQNNANMPPKMRAFYEWAACLMEPWDGPALFTFADGRYCGANLDRNGLRPCRFYVTDDDLMICGSEVGVIPNIDPAKIIQKGRLRPGRMLLVDTKEGRIVDDRELKSKVASRFDFKSWVLANQISIPELISKLEVRDISLAQDLPEDAGNIDTDPRLKAFGYSLEQINLIIGPMGASGKEALGSMGNDTALACISEKPKLTYEYFRQLFAQVTNPPIDPIRESIVMSLECPVGPQGNILEMKPQQCNRLLLKSPILTNRQFKALTEISNVYPQWKISTIDITFDKEEGLLGYTNAISRICQQALLAISENSSIIILSDRNISQGNRIPLSALVSVGAVHHHLVRQKQRSKVAIIVETGEAREVHHMCTLVGYGCDGINPYLAMETLLNMNKRKLLRSPKGELTDDQVINNYKSSINSGILKVMSKMGISTLASYKGAQIFEILGMDNSIVDRCFAGTASRIKGVTFEYLAQDAFTLHDQGFTPEKFNPESVRKEGLPETGEYHWRDGGEAHINDPAAIASIQDAVRNKNEKAYEAYSKKEYEAIKNCTLRGLLDFDFDHSTPVPIDQVEPWTEIVRRFATGAMSYGSISMESHSTLAVAMNRLGGKSNTGEGGEDKERSHITENGDTMRSAIKQIASGRFGVTAHYLADADELQIKMAQGAKPGEGGELPGHKVSKEIARTRHSTPGVGLISPPPHHDIYSIEDLKQLIYDLKCSNPRARISVKLVSEVGVGIIAAGVAKAKAEHILISGHDGGTGASRWTGIKYAGLPWELGLAETHQTLVLNDLRGRVVVQTDGQLKTGRDIAIACLLGAEEWGFATAPLIAMGCIMMRKCHLNTCPVGIATQDPELRSKFEGTPEHVINFFYYLANELRQIMAKLGFRTINEMVGRAEKLFVREEFMNTKNVNIDLSPILTPAHSIRPGVATRCVRKQDYKLHMRLDNKLIDEAEVTLENGLPVTIVCDITNTDRAFGSTLSYRISKKFGEEGLPHDTVHVNVTGNAGQSFGAYLAPGVTLELEGDCNDYVGKGLSGGRIIVYPPKSSVFKAEENMIVGNTCLYGATSGAVFISGIAAERFAVRNSGATAVVEGAGDHCCEYMTGGRVVVLGSTGINFAAGMSGGIAYVLDMAQEFEDTKVNKEMVELSSLTDPSEIAFLRGLIEDHRHYTGSGLANNILQDFNRILPRFVKVLPYEYKNVLEKEKKELEKVKQDKVQNFFEKLKQDPEADVTNGEILRNKKSSCKKAEPKITDLEDAILNVKSEEKKLVKLDKLKGFMKYKRLNEPYRSAKTRTKDWNELSTRLTKDELKQQTARCMDCGVPFCTSDTGCPISNIIPQWNELVFRDQWYEALQRLLMTNNFPEFTSKVCPAPCEGACVVNLTGAEAVGIKSVEAGIIDYGFKQGWIKPQPPKIRTGKTIAIIGSGPAGLAAADQLNKAGHSATIYERADRPGGLLMYGIPNMKLDKGIVKRRTDLMAAEGVEFKCNVNVGEDITLEELERDYDAVVVAIGSTIPRDLKIPGRELNNIKFAMELLKWNTQALLDDYLDNVRDELEGKHVVVIGGGDTGNDCLGTATRHGAKSVTNFELLPHPPETRSRENPWPQWPRVFRVDYGHSEVATHYGKDPRQYSILSKSFEGDDEGNVKGINTVRVEWKQSDSGAWQMAEVPGSEDFFPADVVLLSMGFMGPELDKSGLGSAQGLHRDKRGNISTISTSGYRVSNKVFVAGDCRRGQSLIVWGIQEGRQCAREVDNILNKGESILPGNGSIELRNFKKLEELAAKA; encoded by the coding sequence ATGGAACAAGAGCCAGAGTACACCCCATACTCCTATGATGAAGTTCCAGGAAACAGAACCTGGGCACACACTTTGCCCAAACCTGGTTTAAGTACGTTGTACAACCAAGAGTATGAAAAAGATGCTTGTGGGGTAGGTTTTGCCTGCCACATTAAGGGTGTTCCTTCTCACAAGATAGTCTCTGATTCCAGCTACTTGCTTTGCAATATGGCACACCGTGGAGCAGTCGGTTCCGATGCTAGAGACGGAGACGGAGCTGGTGTCATGACTTCTATTCCACACAAGTTCATGGAACGTGAGTTCCAATATCACTGTGGGGTTAAAATTCCTCGATTGGGAGAGTATGCCGTAGGTAAcgtcttcttcaagaatgaTGACCAGGAAGTCATCAACCGTTCTAAGGCCACTTTTACCAACATTGCCAAATCTTTGGGGCTGAGGGTGCTTGGTTGGAGAAATGTCCCTCATGACTCATCCATTTTGGGTCCTGCATCTCTATCCCGTGAGCCATTCATTCAACAGCCTTGTATTGTCTTGGAAGAAGCCTACGGTGAAGGCGACTCTCCAGCTGAGTACTCAGAGGCTGAGTTTGaggaaaaatttcaaactagatttgaaaaacaatTATTTATTTTGCGTAAGCAGTCCACTCATACCATTGGTATTCATAACTGGTACTATATTTGTTCATTGTCCAACAAGAATATAGTGTACAAGGGACAGCTTACTCCTGCCCAGGTATTTAACTACTATCATGATTTGGTCAATGTGGAGTACGAATCCCATTTTGCTCTGGTGCACTCCCGTTTCTCTACAAACACTTTTCCATCTTGGGATAGGGCTCAACCTTTGCGTTGGGCTGCCCATAATGGTGAGATCAATACATTGAGAGGTAATAAGAACTGGATGAGAGCTCGTGAAGGTGTTATGTCAAGTACCACTTTTGAAGACGACGAGCTTGATAAGCTTTACCCTATAATTGAAGAGGGTGGATCTGACTCCGGTGCTTTTGATAATGTACTGGAGCTACTGATGATTAACGGAGTCCTTTCTCTTCCCGAGGCCGTTATGCTACTAATCCCCGAAGCTTGGCAGAACAATGCTAACATGCCTCCTAAGATGCGTGCTTTCTATGAGTGGGCTGCTTGCTTAATGGAGCCTTGGGATGGACCTGCTTTGTTTACTTTTGCGGACGGTCGTTATTGTGGGGCCAATCTGGATAGAAATGGATTACGGCCATGTCGATTCTACGTCACCGATGACGATCTTATGATTTGTGGTTCCGAGGTTGGTGTCATTCCAAATATTGATCCCGCTAAGATCATTCAGAAAGGTCGTTTGCGTCCTGGTAGAATGCTTTTGGTTGATACCAAGGAGGGAAGAATTGTAGATGATAGAGAATTGAAAAGCAAAGTTGCATCCAGATTTGACTTCAAGTCTTGGGTACTTGCTAATCAAATCTCTATACCTGAACTGATTTCCAAACTTGAGGTAAGGGACATCTCTCTAGCCCAAGATCTGCCTGAAGATGCTGGTAATATTGACACCGATCCCAGACTGAAAGCGTTTGGATACTCCTTGGAACAAATAAACTTAATTATTGGACCTATGGGTGCCAGTGGAAAGGAAGCACTTGGTTCTATGGGTAACGACACTGCTCTTGCTTGTATTTCCGAGAAACCGAAACTAACCTATGAATATTTCCGTCAATTGTTTGCGCAGGTCACAAACCCTCCCATTGATCCCATCAGGGAATCGATTGTGATGTCCTTAGAATGCCCAGTAGGACCTCAAGGTAATATATTGGAGATGAAACCTCAACAGTGTAATAGATTGTTGCTGAAGTCTCCTATCCTGACCAACAGACAGTTTAAGGCACTCACAGAGATCAGCAACGTTTATCCTCAGTGGAAAATCTCGACTATCGATATCACGTTTGACAAGGAGGAAGGATTGTTGGGATACACGAATGCTATATCCCGTATTTGTCAACAAGCTCTGCTGGCTATCTCGGAGAATTCGTCCATAATTATCCTATCCGATAGAAACATTTCCCAAGGTAACCGCATTCCGCTTTCGGCTTTAGTTTCTGTTGGTGCCgttcatcatcatctggTAAGACAGAAGCAAAGATCTAAGGTTGCAATTATTGTTGAAACTGGTGAAGCTCGTGAGGTTCATCATATGTGTACCTTGGTTGGTTATGGTTGTGATGGTATCAATCCATATCTTGCTATGGAAACACTTCTTAATATGAACAAGCGTAAATTGCTGCGAAGTCCCAAAGGAGAGCTTACTGATGATCAGGTAATCAACAACTACAAGTCCTCAATCAACAGTGGTATCCTAAAGGTAATGTCGAAAATGGGTATTTCCACTCTGGCCTCCTACAAGGGAGCccaaatttttgaaattctcGGTATGGATAACTCGATTGTCGATAGATGCTTTGCTGGAACCGCCTCGCGTATTAAGGGTGTGACATTTGAGTATCTCGCTCAAGATGCATTTACTTTACATGATCAGGGTTTTACACCAGAAAAGTTCAATCCAGAATCCGTAAGAAAGGAAGGTCTCCCCGAGACTGGTGAGTATCACTGGCGTGATGGTGGAGAAGCTCATATCAATGATCCTGCAGCTATTGCTAGTATTCAGGATGCTGTCCGTAATAAGAACGAGAAAGCATATGAGGCTTATAGTAAGAAGGAATACGAGGCAATCAAGAATTGTACTCTCCGTGGTTTGTtagattttgattttgatcatTCCACCCCAGTTCCTATCGACCAGGTTGAGCCTTGGACTGAAATTGTTCGCAGATTTGCAACGGGAGCCATGTCCTATGGTTCTATATCAATGGAGTCTCACTCAACACTTGCGGTCGCCATGAACAGATTAGGTGGTAAGTCTAATACAGGTGAGGGTGGTGAAGACAAGGAGAGGTCCCATATCACCGAGAATGGTGACACCATGAGATCCGCCATCAAACAAATTGCTTCGGGAAGATTTGGTGTCACTGCACACTATCTAGCTGATGCTGATGAACTTCAAATCAAGATGGCTCAAGGTGCTAAACCTGGTGAAGGTGGTGAGTTACCAGGCCACAAGGTATCTAAGGAGATTGCCAGAACTCGTCACTCTACACCTGGTGTTGGTCTCATTTCGCCTCCTCCTCATCATGACATTTATTCCATCGAAGATTTGAAGCAACTTATCTACGATCTAAAATGTAGTAACCCTAGAGCTCGTATCTCTGTCAAATTGGTTTCCGAAGTTGGTGTCGGTATCATTGCTGCAGGTGTTGCTAAAGCTAAGGCCGAACATATTTTAATCAGTGGTCATGACGGTGGAACTGGTGCTTCACGTTGGACTGGTATCAAGTATGCTGGACTTCCATGGGAACTAGGTTTGGCAGAAACCCACCAAACGTTAGTTTTGAATGACCTGCGTGGCCGTGTTGTTGTGCAAACAGATGGTCAACTCAAAACAGGTAGGGATATCGCAATTGCTTGTCTGCTGGGAGCTGAAGAATGGGGTTTTGCCACTGCTCCTCTTATTGCAATGGGCTGTATTATGATGAGAAAGTGTCATTTGAATACCTGTCCAGTAGGTATCGCTACTCAAGACCCAGAGCTTCGTTCCAAGTTTGAGGGTACACCTGAACATGTCATTAATTTCTTCTACTATCTTGCCAATGAGTTGAGACAAATCATGGCAAAACTCGGATTCCGTACCATTAACGAAATGGTGGGTAGAGCCGAAAAACTGTTTGTTCGTGAAGAGTTCATGAATACCAAGAATGTTAATATTGACTTGTCGCCAATTTTGACCCCTGCTCACAGTATTCGTCCTGGTGTAGCAACCCGTTGTGTCCGTAAACAAGACTACAAGCTTCACATGAGGCTGGACAATAAACTTATTGATGAGGCAGAAGTTACTCTAGAGAATGGCCTTCCTGTTACTATTGTTTGTGACATCACCAATACCGATCGTGCTTTTGGATCAACTTTGTCCTACCGtatctcaaagaaatttggTGAGGAAGGTCTCCCTCATGATACTGTCCACGTTAATGTCACAGGAAATGCCGGGCAGTCCTTTGGTGCGTATCTTGCCCCTGGTGTGACCTTGGAATTAGAAGGTGACTGTAATGATTATGTTGGAAAAGGGCTCTCCGGCGGTCGCATCATCGTTTACCCTCCTAAGTCCAGTGTTTTCAAGGCTGAAGAGAACATGATTGTTGGTAATACATGTCTTTATGGAGCCACTTCCGGAGCAGTATTTATCAGCGGTATTGCGGCTGAAAGATTTGCTGTTCGTAATTCAGGTGCTACTGCAGTTGTTGAAGGAGCTGGTGATCATTGTTGTGAGTATATGACAGGTGGTCGGGTCGTTGTGCTGGGTAGCACAGGTATCAATTTTGCAGCTGGTATGTCTGGTGGTATTGCTTATGTGTTAGACATGGCTCAAGAATTTGAGGATACAAAAGTGAACAAGGAGATGGTTGAACTTTCGTCTTTGACTGACCCCAGTGAGATTGCTTTCCTGCGTGGATTAATCGAGGACCACCGCCATTACACTGGTTCTGGACTCGCTAATAATATATTGCAGGACTTTAACCGAATTCTGCCTCGCTTTGTGAAGGTATTGCCTTACGAGTATAAGAATGTCttggagaaggaaaagaaggaacttgaaaagGTGAAGCAAGATAAAGTTCAGAATTTCTTCGAAAAACTCAAGCAAGACCCCGAAGCTGATGTTACAAACGGAGAAATTCTTCGTAACAAGAAGTCAAGTTGTAAGAAGGCAGAACCTAAAATCACTGATTTAGAAGATGCCATTCTCAACGTAAAATCCgaggaaaagaaattaGTGAAGCTAGATAAACTGAAGGGTTTCATGAAGTACAAGCGACTTAATGAACCCTACCGCAGTGCAAAGACTAGGACCAAAGACTGGAATGAGCTTTCCACAAGGTTGACCAAAGATGAATTGAAACAACAGACTGCAAGATGTATGGACTGTGGTGTTCCCTTCTGTACCAGTGACACTGGATGCCCCATCTCAAACATTATTCCTCAATGGAATGAACTTGTTTTCCGTGATCAATGGTATGAAGCTTTGCAGAGACTTTTGATGACCAACAACTTCCCTGAATTTACTTCAAAGGTATGCCCTGCACCTTGTGAGGGTGCCTGTGTGGTTAATCTCACTGGAGCTGAAGCCGTCGGTATAAAGTCTGTGGAAGCTGGTATAATTGACTACGGATTCAAACAAGGTTGGATTAAACCTCAGCCTCCTAAGATTCGCACCGGTAAGACTATTGCCATCATTGGTTCCGGTCCTGCTGGTTTAGCAGCTGCTGATCAGCTGAATAAAGCTGGTCACTCTGCCACAATCTACGAACGTGCTGACCGTCCAGGTGGTCTCTTAATGTATGGTATTCCCAACATGAAGCTGGACAAAGGAATTGTTAAGCGTCGTACTGATTTGATGGCCGCTGAGGGCGTCGAATTTAAGTGCAATGTTAATGTTGGAGAAGATATCACACTTGAAGAGCTGGAAAGAGACTATGATGCTGTCGTGGTAGCCATTGGTTCCACCATACCAAGAGATCTAAAGATTCCAGGGCGTGAACTGAATAATATTAAATTTGCTATGGAGCTATTAAAATGGAATACGCAAGCACTTCTTGATGATTACTTAGACAATGTTCGtgatgaacttgaaggTAAGCATGTGGTTGTTATAGGAGGTGGTGACACAGGTAATGACTGTTTGGGAACTGCAACTAGGCATGGGGCAAAGAGTGTGACTAACTTTGAATTACTGCCACATCCCCCAGAAACCAGATCCAGGGAGAACCCATGGCCTCAGTGGCCTAGGGTATTCCGTGTCGACTATGGACACAGTGAAGTTGCTACTCATTATGGTAAAGATCCACGTCAATACTCTATCCTCAGTAAATCATTTGAGGGCGATGATGAGGGTAACGTAAAAGGTATCAATACTGTCAGAGTTGAATGGAAACAGTCCGATAGTGGAGCATGGCAAATGGCTGAAGTTCCTGGATCTGAGGATTTCTTCCCAGCTGACGTTGTTCTTTTGTCTATGGGTTTCATGGGTCCTGAACTAGACAAGAGCGGATTAGGTTCCGCCCAAGGTCTTCACAGAGACAAGCGTGGTAACATATCCACTATTTCCACCTCTGGATACAGAGTATCCAATAAGGTATTTGTTGCTGGTGACTGTCGCCGTGGTCAGTCTTTGATTGTCTGGGGTATTCAAGAAGGACGTCAATGTGCCAGAGAAGTGGATAACATCCTCAACAAAGGAGAAAGTATTCTTCCAGGCAACGGATCCATCGAGCTTCGTaacttcaagaaacttgAGGAACTTGCAGCCAAGGCCTAA
- a CDS encoding D-lactate dehydrogenase, oxidizes D-lactate to pyruvate, transcription is heme-dependent, which translates to MLKFGRICRSFAQYSKVSNSVSKTKPEIPKLKSLNDNASRNDKALTTFQGPSASGSGNNTIKLGLALTLGVVIGSLSSAYSISEKPPPFLFPKSSTTPLKGIIAPQYANEKTIEQCRTKLEQVLGKENVVTTEETIKSHNDTYWNSHHPESTQFPKYVVYGTSTEQVSEIMKICHEYSVPIVPFTGGTSLEGHFISTRSGISLDLSRMDKVLELHKEDLDVVVQPGVGWETLADYLDDYGLLFGPDPGPSACIGGMVGTSCSGTNASRYGTMKENVLNLTVVLADGTIIKTKQRPTKSSAGYNLTGLFIGSEGTLGVVTEATLRLHVKPPFQTVAVVAFPGIRNAASTVADIVGRGLQVDAMELVDDNMMRYINASGETTQKYNEVPTLFFKLGGPTKNAVDDLKKTVKDIADHYGAVKMHYASEEDEKLELWNARKVALWSTINYGRESISPDIQVWTTDVAVPISRLPDVLLETKKDIDSSGLPSSMVGHAGDGNFHVFLLYKKDQHERAARIVDRMVQRAIAMGGTCTGEHGVGYGKRGFLLEEDGHDTVDLMRKIKFAIDPKRILNPDKIFSIDPNDDPLNPLVHS; encoded by the coding sequence ATgttgaaatttggaagaatttgtAGGTCTTTTGCCCAATATTCCAAAGTTAGCAACAGTGTATCGAAAACAAAGCCAGAAATTCCTAAACTGAAATCATTAAATGACAATGCCTCCCGTAACGACAAGGCACTTACGACTTTTCAAGGCCCATCAGCCAGCGGATCTGGCAATAATACCATCAAATTGGGGTTAGCCCTGACTCTTGGTGTTGTTATAGGATCATTATCTTCGGCTTATTCAATCAGTGAAAAGCCTCcaccttttcttttccctAAAAGTAGTACCACTCCATTGAAAGGTATAATTGCTCCACAATACGCTAATGAGAAAACTATAGAACAGTGTCGCACTAAACTTGAGCAAgtacttggaaaagagaacGTTGTTACTACAGAAGAGACGATCAAGAGTCACAATGACACTTACTGGAACAGTCATCATCCCGAGAGTACCCAATTTCCCAAATATGTAGTTTATGGTACGTCAACGGAGCAAGTGTCCGAAATAATGAAGATATGTCACGAATACTCTGTCCCAATAGTACCATTTACAGGAGGaacatctttggaaggaCATTTCATATCCACAAGATCAGGAATTTCTTTAGATCTCTCTCGTATGGACAAAGTCTTGGAGCTGCATAAAGAAGACCTTGATGTTGTAGTGCAGCCAGGTGTCGGATGGGAGACATTGGCTGACTATTTAGATGATTATGGACTTTTGTTTGGACCAGATCCAGGACCGTCGGCCTGTATTGGTGGAATGGTGGGTACTTCGTGCTCTGGAACTAATGCCTCCAGATACGGAACGATGAAAGAAAACGTTCTGAATTTGACCGTTGTCCTCGCAGATGGAACAATCATAAAGACCAAACAGAGGCCCACTAAGTCGTCTGCAGGTTATAATTTAACAGGATTATTCATTGGTAGTGAAGGAACACTTGGAGTCGTCACTGAGGCAACTTTAAGACTGCACGTGAAACCACCTTTTCAAACAGTGGCAGTGGTAGCTTTTCCTGGAATTAGGAATGCTGCCAGCACTGTAGCTGATATTGTTGGACGAGGTCTTCAAGTGGATGCAATGGAATTAGTTGATGACAACATGATGAGGTACATAAACGCCAGTGGTGAGACTACACAGAAGTACAACGAAGTTCCAACCttatttttcaagcttGGAGGTCCTACGAAAAATGCTGTAGATGACTTAAAAAAGACAGTGAAAGATATCGCAGACCACTACGGCGCAGTTAAAATGCACTATGCCTCAGAGGAGGACGAGAAATTGGAATTATGGAACGCTAGAAAGGTAGCTTTGTGGTCGACAATCAACTATGGTCGAGAGAGCATTTCCCCAGATATCCAGGTTTGGACCACCGATGTAGCGGTTCCTATTTCCAGGTTGCCCGATGTTCTACTTGAAACTAAGAAAGATATAGACTCTTCCGGCCTTCCATCCTCAATGGTTGGCCATGCTGGGGATGGAAACTTCCATGTATTTTTGCTTTACAAGAAGGATCAACACGAAAGAGCTGCTCGGATAGTTGATAGAATGGTCCAAAGAGCTATAGCTATGGGTGGAACATGTACAGGTGAACATGGAGTAGGGTACGGGAAAAGGGGTTTCCTTTTAGAGGAAGATGGCCACGACACAGTAGATTTAATGCGCAAGATCAAGTTTGCTATTGATCCTAAGCGTATACTCAATCCTGATAAGATATTCTCGATTGATCCCAACGATGATCCTTTAAATCCTTTAGTACATAGCTAG